The genomic DNA CGGGCTACGACGACCTGCCGCCGTTCGATGCCAGCCAGCCGCGCACCAAGCTGTATCCCGCGCTGGTGAGCTTCTACGACCGCACGTACCGTGGCCAGCCGATCCGCATCGCCGCGCTGCGCCAGCCGGTGATGGACGCCAGCGGCACGCACGGCGGCATGGCCTTGATCGAGGTCGGCGAAACCCTCGACTCGCGCCAGGCGCTGACGCGCAACATCCTGTTCGACGTGCTGTGGGGCCAGCTGATGCTGGTGCTGGCCGCGGTGCTGGTGATCTGGCTGTTCACGCGGCGCGCGCTGGCGCCCCTCGATGCGCTGCGCGAAGAGGTGGCGCAACGCCAGCCCGGCGCCACCACGCCGCTGTCGCTTGACAGCGCCCCGCGCGAGGCCGCGCCGCTGGTGGTGGCCATGAACGGCTATATGGCGCGGCTGGAACAGGTGCTCGCCGCGCAGCGCCGCTTTATCGCCGACGCCGCCCACCAGCTGCGCACGCCGCTCGCGGTGCTGCACACGCAAGCCCAGCTGGCCGCGCGCGAGCACGATCCCGACGAGCAGCGGCGCATCGCGCAGGGCCTGGCCGACAGCACCGCGCGCATGGCCGCGCTGGCCGACCGCCTGCTGTCGATGGCGCGCGCGGCGCACGGCGGGGCCGAGGCGCCGCGCGCGCTGGATCTCGCGGCGTTGGTGAAAGAGGTCTGCCTCGAACTCACGCCCGCCGCGCGCACGCGCCGCATCGACCTGGGCTTCGAGGGCGAGTGCGTGCAGCAAGTGCTCGGTACCGACCTGCTGCACGAGCTGGTGACCAACCTGGTCGACAACGCGCTGCGCTATACGCCATCGGGCGGCGTGGTCACGGCGCGTGTCTTGCGCGCTGGCGAAGCCGTGGTGCTGGAAGTGGAGGACGACGGCCCCGGCATTCCCGTCGCGGAACGCGCGGCGGTGCTGGAGCCGTTCTATCGTGGCAAGGCGGCGGGTTTGAAGGCGCCTGGTGAGGCGGCGCCCGCGGGCTCGGGGCTTGGCCTCACCATCGTGCGCGATATCGCTGCCGCGCATGGCGCCTCGCTGGCGCTGCTGGATGGGGCGCGGGGCAAGGGCCTGCTGGTGCGGGTGTGCTTCCCGCCGGCATAGTGCGGCGGCAAGGCTCCCATGGCTACGCGCTATTGCGTTGCCGAGCCGCCGGGCGCCGTGCCAGCCGGCGCCGTATTCGACGCGCTATCCGTCTCGATATGCCACCCGCCACCCAGCGCCTTGATCAGCACCGAGCTGGTCGTGTACTGGCGGCCTGCAATGGTCAGCGCGGTGCGCTCGGCCGTATAAGCCGTAGTCTGCGCGGTCAGCACATCCAGCAGGCTGGCGGTACCGGCGCGGTAGCGGTTGTTGACCAGCGCCAGCGCATCGCGCGCGGAGCGCAGCGCGTCGTTCTGCACCGCGAATTCCTGCTCCAGCAGCCGGGCGGCGGCCAGGTTGTCCTCGACTTCCTGGAACGCGGCTAGCACCGTCTGGCGGTAGTTGGCCACGGCCTGGTCGTAGGCGGCCACCGCTTGCGCCTTGGCCGCGCTGCGCAGGCCGCCGTCGAACAGCGTGCCGGCCAGCGCCGGGCCGATCGACCACACGCGGTCCGGCAGCGACAGCCAGCGCGCCAGCGTGCTGGCGGAAAGCCCGCCGGTGGCCGACAGCGACAGCGTCGGGTAATAAGCCGCCTGCGCCACGCCAATCTGGGCGTTGGCCGCGGCCATGCGGCGCTCGGCCGCGCCGATATCGGGCCGGCGCTCCAGCAGCGCGGACGGCACCGCGATGGGTACGCGCGGCACGGCGGCGGCGTAGTCCTGCGGCGCGATGGAGAGGTCGGCTGGTGGCCGGCCGGTCAGGATGGCCAGGGCGTGCTCGAGCTGCGCGCGCGTGATCTGGATATCGATCTGCTGCGCCTGGGCGGACTTGAGCTGGGTCTCGGATTGCAGCACGTCGGAGCGCTGGGCGGTGCCGGCCGCGTACTGGTTGCGTACCAGCTGCAGGGATTTTTCGTAGTCGACCACCGTGCGGTCCAGCAAAGCCTTCTGCTGATCGGCGATGCGCAGCAGGAAGTAGCTTTGCGCGAGCGTAGCCTGCGTGGACAACAGCGTCGAGGCCAGGTCGGCCTGGCTGGCCTGCGCGCTGGCTTCGCTGCTTTCCACCTGCCTGCGCACGCGGCCCCACACATCGATTTCCCAGCTGGCCGACAGCGAGGCGCTCTGCCCGTTGCCGATCTGGCCGTTGCTGCCGCGCGCGCGGTCGAGCGCGGCGGAGGCGCCCACCGTGGGGAAATAGCCCGCGCGCGCCGATTGCAGCGCGGCGGCGGCCTGCCGGTACTGTGCCTCGGCGGCCTTGATGTTCTGGTTCGACACCTTCACCTGCGCCATCAGCGCGTCGAGCTGCGGATCGTTGAACACCGCCCACCAGTTGCTGCGCGCGCTGGCATCCTGCGGCTCGGCCTGTTTCCACTCGCCCCACTGCGAGGTGTCGGCGGGTGCTTCCTTGAAGGCCGGGGTGGACGGTGCGTCGGGCCGCTTGTAGTCGGGACCCACGGCGCAGCCGCCCAGCAGCACGGCGCAGGCTACCGTCAGCGCGGTCGCCGAAAGGGAGAGGGTAGGGAGGCGGAGAAAAGCGTTCATGGATCGCATTCAGGGTTCGAGGCTGGCCGTGGCCGTGGCCGGAGGCAGGGCGGAGCGGCGCTGGCGCCAGGCTTTCACCTTCAGGCGCCAGCGGTCCAGCGTCAGGTACACCACGGGCGTCGTGTACAGCGTCAGCAACTGGCTGACCACCAGCCCGCCGACGATGGAGATGCCCAGCGGCGCGCGCAGCTCGGCGCCGTCGCCGTGGCCGATCGCCAGCGGGATGGCGCCGAGCAGGGCGGCCATGGTGGTCATCAGGATGGGGCGGAAGCGCAGCAGGCACGCACGGTAGATGGCGTCGTGCGGCGACAGGCCCTCGCGCCGCTCGGCGTCGATGGCGAAGTCGATCATCATGATGGCGTTCTTCTTGACGATGCCGATCAGCAGGATCACGCCGATCAGCGCGATGATGCTGAAATCCGTGCCCGAGGCCAGCAGCGCCAGCAGCGCGCCCACGCCGGCGGACGGCAGCGTGGACAGGATGGTGAGCGGATGCACATAGCTCTCGTACAACATGCCGAGCACGATATAGATGGTGATCAGCGCGGCCAGGATCAGCAGCGGCTGGCTCTTGAGCGAATCCTGGAAGGCCTTGGCGCTGCCCTGGAAATTGGCCTGCAGCGTCTCCGGCACGCCGATGCGCGCCATCTCCGCCTTGACCGCGTCGGTGGCCTGCGACAGCGAGACCCCTTCGGCAAGGTTGAAGGAAATGGTGGAAGCGGCGAACTGGCCCTGGTGGTTGACGCCCAGTGGCGTGCTTGTGGGCGCGAAGCGCGCGAACGCCGACAGCGGCACCCGCTTGCCGCCACCGGTGACCACATAGATATCCTGGAGCGCATGCGGGCCCTGAAGGTACTCGGGGCTGAGCTCCATCACCACCCGATACTGGTTGAGCGGGTTGTAGATGGTGGACACCAGGCGCTGGCCAAAGGCGTCGTTGAGCACGGCATCGATCTGCTGCGCGGTGACGCCGAGCTTGGACGCGGTATCGCGGTCGATGATGACTGAGGTCTGCAGGCCCTTGTCGTTGGTGTCGGTGTCCACGTCTTCCAGCCCCTTGAGGTTGGAGATGGCCGCACGGACCTTGGGCTCCCACTCGCGCAATACGTCGAGGTCGTCCGACTGCAGCGTGAACTGGTAGGCCGAGCTGCTCTGCCGGCCACCGATGCGGATGTCCTGCACCGAGGTCAGGAACAGGCTGGCGCCGGGCTCCTTGGCCAGCTTGACGCGCAGCCGGGCCACGATGGCGTCGGCCGATTCGCGCTCGGAGATCGGCTTGAGCGTGACGAACATCTGGCCGGTATTGCGCTGCGAGCCGCCGGTAAAGCCGGTCACGTTAACCACCGCCGGGTCGGACTGCACGATCTTGATGAAGTTATCGAGCTTGGGGCGCATGGCCTGGAACGAGGTGGCCTGGTCGGCGCGGATAAAGCCGATCAGGCGCCCGGTATCCTGCTGCGGGAAAAAGCCCTTGGGCACGATGGTGTAGAGCCAGACATTGAGGCCGATGGTCGCCAGCAGCACCAGCCACACCAGCGCGCTGTGGCGCAGTGCCACCGCCAGCGTGCGCGAGTACCCGTCGTGCATCCAGGTGAACACGCGCTCGCTGGCGCGGTAGAAACGGCCTTGCTTCTCGGGGCGTACCGGTTTGAGCAGCCGCGCGCACATCATCGGCGTGGCGGTCAGCGAGACCACCAGCGACACCAGGATCGCCACCGACAGGGTGATGGCGAACTCTTGGAACAGGCGTCCGACGATGCCGCCCATCATCAGCAGCGGGATGAATACCGCGATCAGCGACAGGCTCATCGACAGCACCGTGAAGCCCACCTCGCGCGAGCCCCTGAGCGCGGCTTCGAGCGGCTTCATACCCTCCTCGACATGGCGCGAGATATTCTCCAGCACCACGATGGCGTCATCGACCACGAAGCCGGTGGCGATGGTCAGCGCCATCAGCGACAGGTTGTTGAGCGAGAAGCCCGCCAGGTACATCACCGAGAAGGTGCCGATCAGCGACACCGGCACCGCCACGCTGGGAATCAGCGTGGCGCGCACATTGCGCAGGAACAGGAACACCACCATGATCACCAGCGCCACCGAGATCATCAGCGTGCGCTCCACCTCGCGCAGCGAACCGCGGATGGTGGGGGTGCGGTCCATCATCACTTCCATCTTGATGGCAGACGGAATCATCTGCTGCAGCGACGGCAGCATCGCGGTCACACGGTCGACGGTTTCGATGATGTTGGCGCCGGGCGAGCGGTTGAGCACCAGCAGCACCGAGGGCTGGCCGTTGGCGGAGCCGGCATTGCGGATGTCCTGCACCGAGTCGGTCACGTTGGCCACGTCGGCCAGCCGCACCGGTACCGAGAAGGCGTTCGGGCCGCGGCTGGTGGCGTTGCCGCCGGTGGCGCCGGTGGAAATGGTGGTGGTGCCGCTGCTGGTGGTCAGCGTGGTGGTGGTGACGCCGTTGACGGTCTTGGTGCTGACGCCACCGCCCGCGGCAGCGTTGGCCGTGCTGGCGATCAGCGCGCCGGCCGAGGCCGACGAGAAGGTGCCGGGGGTGGCGTAGCGGACGATCAGCGGCATGTAGTCCGCCGCCTTCATGGCCTGGTCGTTGGCGTAGACCTGCCAGTTGGTGGTGGCGTTTTCCAGCGTGCCGAGCGGGCGGTTGGCATTGGTGGCGCTGATGGTGTTGCGCACATCCTCCAGCGAGATGCCGTACTTGTTGAGCGCCGTGGGGTTGAGCTCCACCCGCACCGCCGGCAGCGACGAGCCGCCGATGGTGACCTGGCCCACGCCCTCGATCTGCGACATCTTCTGCGCCAGGATGGTCGAGGCCGCGTCGTAGAGCTGGCCGCGCGTCATGGTGGGCGAGGTCAGCGCGATGATCATGATCGGCGCGTCGGCCGGGTTGACCTTGCGGTATGTCGGATTGCTCGGCAGGCTGGTGGGCAGCGTGGCGCGCGAGGCATTGATGGCGGCCTGCACGTCGCGCGCGGCGCCGTCGATGTCGCGCGAGAGCTCGAACTGCATCGTGACGCGGGTCGAACCCAGCGAGCTGCTGGAGGTGATCTCCGTCACGCCGGCGATGGCGCCCAGGGCGCGCTCCAGCGGCGTGGCCACGGTAGCGGCCATGGTCTCGGGGCTGGCACCGGGCAAGGAGGCGGACACCGAGATGGTGGGGAAATCCACCTGCGGCAGCGGCGAGACCGGCAGCAGCCGCAGCGCCGCCAGCCCGGCCAGCAGGATGCCGATGGTCAGCAGCGCGGTGGCGACCGGGCGATGGATAAAGGTGGCCGACAGGTTCATCACGGCCTCGGCTCGGGTGCGGGGCCGCCGGTTTCATCGCCGCCGCCGGTGTCGCCATACCGGCGCCGGCGCCAGTCCTTGAGGCGTGCTGCCACGCTGTCGAACGCCAGGTAGATCACCGGCGTGGTGAACAGCGTCAGCACCTGGCTGACCAACAGCCCGCCCACCATGGTGATGCCCAGCGGGCGGCGCAGCTCGGAGCCGATACCGGTGCCCAGCATCAGCGGCAGCGCGGCCAGCAGTGCCGCCATGGTAGTCATCAGGATCGGGCGGAAACGCAGCAGGCAGGCCTGGAAGATCGCGTCGCGCGGTTTCATGCCGCCCTCGCGCTCGGCTTCCAGCGCGAAGTCGATCATCATGATGGCGTTCTTCTTGACGATACCGATCAGCAGGATGATGCCGATGATCGCGATGATGCCCAGGTCCTGGCCCGACACCAGCAGCGCCAGCAGCGCGCCCACGCCGGCCGACGGCAGGGTGGAGAGGATGGTCACCGGGTGGATGGTGCTCTCATAGAGCACGCCCAGCACGATGTACATCGTGATCACCGCGGCCAGGATCAGCCACAGCGTGTTGGACAGCGAAGCGCGGAAGGCCAGCGCGGCACCCTGGAAATCGGTCTGCATCGAAATCGGCAGGCCGATTTCCTGCTCCACCTTGGTGATCTTGTCGACGGCGGCGCCGAGCGATTCGCCGGAGGCCAGGTTGAACGAGATGGTGGCGGAGGGGAACTGGCCCTGGTGGTTGATCACCAGCGGGCCGGTGCGCTCGCTGATGTGCGCGAACGCGCCCAGCGGCACCTGCCCCCGGAGGAGGAGGGCAGGCGCAGCTCCGCCAGCGACTGTGGATCGGTGCGGAACTGCGGCATGGCCTCCAGCACCACGCGGTACTGGCTCGACTGCGTGAAGATGGTCGACACCAGGCGCTGGCCGAAGGCGCTGTACAGCGCGCTGTCGATCACCGCGGTGGTGATGCCGAAGCGCGCCGCGGCGTCGCGATCGATATCCACATAGGCGCGCAGGCCGTTGTTCTGCTGGTCGCTGGCCACGTCGCGCAATTCGGGCTCCTGCTTCAGGCGCTCGACCAGCCTTGGCACCCAGGTGGCCAGCGTCGCCGGGTCCGGGTCCTGCACGGTGAACTGGTACTGGGTGCGGGAGACGCGGTCCTCGATGGTCAGGTCCTGCACAGGCTGGGTGTAGAGCGAGACGCCGCCGAGCTTGTCGACCGCGGCCTGCAACCGGCGCGTCACGTCCTCGATGGAATCGCTGCGCGCATCCTTTGGCTTCAGGTTGATCAGCAGGCGCCCGGCATTGAGCGTGGTGTTGGTGCCGTCCACGCCGATGAAGGAGGACAGGCTTTCCACTGCCGGATCTTCCAGCACCACCTTCGCCACCGCTTGCTGCTTGAGCGCCATGGCCGGGAACGAGGTGGTCTGGGAAGCCTCGGTAATACCCTGGATCACGCCGGTGTCCTGCACCGGGAAGAAGCCCTTGGGCACCAGCATGTACAGCAGCACGGTCAGCACCAGCGTGCCGATGGCGACCAGCAGGGTGGTCTTCTGGCGGTCCAGTACCCAATCCAGGGCGCGCCCGTAGCTGGCGATCACGTTGTCGAAGAAGCGGCCGGTGGCGAGATGGAAGCGCGACTGCTTCTCCTCGGGCACATGGTGCAGCAGGCGCGCGCACATCATCGGCGTGAGCGTCAGCGAGACCACCGCCGAGATCAGGATCGAGACCGCCAGCGTGATGGCGAACTCGCGGAACAGGCGTCCCACCACATCGCCCATGAACAGCAGCGGGATCAGCACGGCCACCAGCGAGAACGTCAGCGAGATGATGGTGAAGCCAATCTGCTTGGATCCCTTGAGCGCCGCCTCCATGGGCGGATCGCCTTTCTCGATGTAGCGCATGATGTTCTCGATCATCACGATCGCATCGTCCACCACGAAGCCGGTGGCGATGGTCAGCGCCATCAGCGTCAGGTTATTGATCGAGAAGCCCGCCAGGTACATCACGCCGAAGGTGCCTACCAGCGACAGCGGCACCGCCACGCCCGGGATGATGGTGGCGGGCACATTGCGCAGGAAGACGAAGATCACCATCACCACCAGCGCGACGGCCAGCAGCAGCTCGAACTCCACGTCGCGCACCGAGGCGCGGATGGTGGTGGTGCGGTCGGTCAGCAACTGCACCTTGACCGAGGCCGGCAGCGCGTTCTGCAATTGCGGCAGCAGGGCCTTGATGCGGTCCACCACCTCGATCACATTGGCGCCGGGCTGGCGCTGGATGCTCAGCACGATGGCCGGCTTGTCGTTGGCCCAGGCCGCCAGGCGGCTGTTCTCGGGCCCGTCGATGATGTTGGCCACATCGGTGATGCGGATCGGCGCGCCGTTCTGGTAGCCGACGATGATCTGGCGGTACTCGTCGGCGGACTTGAGCTGGTCGTTGGCGTCGATGGTGGAGGCGCGCGCGGGGCCGTCGAAGCTGCCCTTGGCGCCGTTGACGTTGGCGCTGCCGA from Cupriavidus sp. D39 includes the following:
- a CDS encoding sensor histidine kinase, which gives rise to MVAYSNALESADQAYDRTLLASARNISERITLTPEGVRVDVPYISLDTFEVGMNATMFYRVSGVHGEFVSGYDDLPPFDASQPRTKLYPALVSFYDRTYRGQPIRIAALRQPVMDASGTHGGMALIEVGETLDSRQALTRNILFDVLWGQLMLVLAAVLVIWLFTRRALAPLDALREEVAQRQPGATTPLSLDSAPREAAPLVVAMNGYMARLEQVLAAQRRFIADAAHQLRTPLAVLHTQAQLAAREHDPDEQRRIAQGLADSTARMAALADRLLSMARAAHGGAEAPRALDLAALVKEVCLELTPAARTRRIDLGFEGECVQQVLGTDLLHELVTNLVDNALRYTPSGGVVTARVLRAGEAVVLEVEDDGPGIPVAERAAVLEPFYRGKAAGLKAPGEAAPAGSGLGLTIVRDIAAAHGASLALLDGARGKGLLVRVCFPPA
- a CDS encoding efflux transporter outer membrane subunit; the protein is MRSMNAFLRLPTLSLSATALTVACAVLLGGCAVGPDYKRPDAPSTPAFKEAPADTSQWGEWKQAEPQDASARSNWWAVFNDPQLDALMAQVKVSNQNIKAAEAQYRQAAAALQSARAGYFPTVGASAALDRARGSNGQIGNGQSASLSASWEIDVWGRVRRQVESSEASAQASQADLASTLLSTQATLAQSYFLLRIADQQKALLDRTVVDYEKSLQLVRNQYAAGTAQRSDVLQSETQLKSAQAQQIDIQITRAQLEHALAILTGRPPADLSIAPQDYAAAVPRVPIAVPSALLERRPDIGAAERRMAAANAQIGVAQAAYYPTLSLSATGGLSASTLARWLSLPDRVWSIGPALAGTLFDGGLRSAAKAQAVAAYDQAVANYRQTVLAAFQEVEDNLAAARLLEQEFAVQNDALRSARDALALVNNRYRAGTASLLDVLTAQTTAYTAERTALTIAGRQYTTSSVLIKALGGGWHIETDSASNTAPAGTAPGGSATQ
- a CDS encoding efflux RND transporter permease subunit — protein: MNLSATFIHRPVATALLTIGILLAGLAALRLLPVSPLPQVDFPTISVSASLPGASPETMAATVATPLERALGAIAGVTEITSSSSLGSTRVTMQFELSRDIDGAARDVQAAINASRATLPTSLPSNPTYRKVNPADAPIMIIALTSPTMTRGQLYDAASTILAQKMSQIEGVGQVTIGGSSLPAVRVELNPTALNKYGISLEDVRNTISATNANRPLGTLENATTNWQVYANDQAMKAADYMPLIVRYATPGTFSSASAGALIASTANAAAGGGVSTKTVNGVTTTTLTTSSGTTTISTGATGGNATSRGPNAFSVPVRLADVANVTDSVQDIRNAGSANGQPSVLLVLNRSPGANIIETVDRVTAMLPSLQQMIPSAIKMEVMMDRTPTIRGSLREVERTLMISVALVIMVVFLFLRNVRATLIPSVAVPVSLIGTFSVMYLAGFSLNNLSLMALTIATGFVVDDAIVVLENISRHVEEGMKPLEAALRGSREVGFTVLSMSLSLIAVFIPLLMMGGIVGRLFQEFAITLSVAILVSLVVSLTATPMMCARLLKPVRPEKQGRFYRASERVFTWMHDGYSRTLAVALRHSALVWLVLLATIGLNVWLYTIVPKGFFPQQDTGRLIGFIRADQATSFQAMRPKLDNFIKIVQSDPAVVNVTGFTGGSQRNTGQMFVTLKPISERESADAIVARLRVKLAKEPGASLFLTSVQDIRIGGRQSSSAYQFTLQSDDLDVLREWEPKVRAAISNLKGLEDVDTDTNDKGLQTSVIIDRDTASKLGVTAQQIDAVLNDAFGQRLVSTIYNPLNQYRVVMELSPEYLQGPHALQDIYVVTGGGKRVPLSAFARFAPTSTPLGVNHQGQFAASTISFNLAEGVSLSQATDAVKAEMARIGVPETLQANFQGSAKAFQDSLKSQPLLILAALITIYIVLGMLYESYVHPLTILSTLPSAGVGALLALLASGTDFSIIALIGVILLIGIVKKNAIMMIDFAIDAERREGLSPHDAIYRACLLRFRPILMTTMAALLGAIPLAIGHGDGAELRAPLGISIVGGLVVSQLLTLYTTPVVYLTLDRWRLKVKAWRQRRSALPPATATASLEP